One genomic window of Kosmotoga olearia TBF 19.5.1 includes the following:
- a CDS encoding M24 family metallopeptidase yields the protein MTIIIPTTNIWGFPEKEGEKVLFPQRVEQLRNFITNEGAEGLLISRCDNFSWFTFGGRNHITLNSVEGVASILLTREKIYLFVDNIEKERLRKEEIAPEIWKELEVIEYDWWKSERTAIMPFLEDKKILSDTGRYGTINVASKIDPFRYVLTKPEIETYRELGRICDHIMNREIRKLSPDVTELEVQGRFYHSLAAEGIEPLLTIVFGDESALLYRHNLSRKVPLGKKAFVSICARKKGLVLSCTRSIMFEKNKKYIKQHLDNCYVDAVAIANSIPGTKLSQLSDMLKQAYAKVGKPEEWKLHHQGGLAGYNPRELIATKDIDYPLRPGNVVAWNPTITGTKSEDTILVGENDVELLSYPEKSEWPSLTFEIYGKVIRRPNILLL from the coding sequence ATGACAATCATAATACCAACGACAAATATTTGGGGTTTTCCTGAAAAAGAGGGTGAAAAGGTGCTTTTCCCACAACGGGTTGAACAGCTAAGAAATTTCATCACTAATGAAGGAGCCGAAGGGCTACTTATCAGTCGATGTGATAACTTTTCATGGTTTACCTTCGGGGGCAGAAACCATATTACCCTGAACTCAGTAGAGGGCGTAGCCAGTATTCTGTTAACTAGAGAAAAAATATACCTTTTCGTCGACAATATAGAAAAAGAACGGCTGAGAAAGGAAGAAATAGCCCCTGAGATATGGAAAGAACTGGAAGTGATCGAATATGATTGGTGGAAGAGTGAAAGAACCGCTATTATGCCTTTTCTGGAAGACAAAAAAATTTTGTCAGATACGGGTCGATACGGTACAATCAATGTCGCGTCTAAAATTGATCCCTTCAGATATGTTCTCACAAAGCCTGAGATAGAAACTTACCGGGAATTGGGCAGAATTTGTGATCATATAATGAACCGGGAAATAAGAAAACTATCTCCAGATGTTACAGAACTGGAAGTTCAGGGACGCTTTTATCATAGTCTCGCTGCCGAAGGAATTGAACCTTTGCTGACCATCGTTTTTGGTGATGAAAGTGCTCTTCTCTATCGCCATAATCTCTCAAGAAAGGTTCCTCTCGGAAAAAAGGCCTTTGTCAGTATCTGCGCAAGAAAAAAAGGGCTTGTACTTTCTTGCACTCGTTCGATCATGTTTGAAAAGAACAAAAAATACATAAAACAGCACCTGGATAATTGCTATGTTGATGCCGTTGCTATCGCCAATTCCATACCCGGAACAAAACTTTCACAGCTTTCTGATATGCTAAAACAGGCCTATGCTAAAGTGGGAAAACCGGAAGAATGGAAGTTACACCATCAGGGGGGATTGGCAGGATACAATCCTCGTGAACTGATAGCCACCAAAGATATAGACTACCCCCTGAGGCCAGGAAATGTTGTAGCCTGGAATCCAACCATCACCGGAACTAAATCAGAAGATACTATCCTGGTTGGAGAAAATGATGTAGAGCTACTTTCTTATCCCGAAAAAAGTGAATGGCCCTCACTTACCTTTGAAATCTATGGAAAAGTTATACGTCGACCGAATATCTTATTGTTATAA
- a CDS encoding alpha/beta hydrolase family protein, producing the protein MSTKEELFALRFGRKINIIQDEKIENVHRFILKSNYNSGYPENDRIPLSVYEGGNRGTVLFIHGTGHRNLKYLKWFPQTFPNYGFTGALMILPYHFARTPAGYKSGELFLDPRTDPLRDRFENAVVDALTCIEFIKSRYPSPIYLMGYSFGGFISTISAALEPSVKKLSLVVTGGNFYHITWKSFATRVLRIRYEEDQTCNPEKCLNYHSEIYQEYLSKLKGPGIPFNSAPISCLEYDPLTYARFVKQPVLLLGAKFDIFIPKESTLQLFKTLPNARLKWIPSGHLSSILFKKRIIKDSVSFFMDDFS; encoded by the coding sequence ATGAGTACAAAAGAAGAACTGTTTGCTTTAAGGTTTGGAAGAAAAATAAACATCATTCAAGATGAAAAAATAGAGAACGTACATAGATTTATCCTGAAATCCAATTACAATTCGGGTTATCCGGAGAATGACAGAATACCTCTGAGTGTTTACGAAGGCGGTAACAGAGGAACCGTTCTTTTTATACACGGCACAGGTCATCGAAATCTAAAATACCTAAAATGGTTTCCTCAAACTTTCCCAAACTATGGATTCACCGGTGCTTTGATGATTCTTCCGTATCACTTCGCCAGAACCCCGGCCGGCTACAAATCCGGAGAATTGTTTTTAGACCCAAGAACGGATCCTTTGAGAGACCGCTTCGAAAACGCCGTTGTCGATGCTTTAACCTGTATAGAGTTTATTAAGTCCAGGTATCCATCTCCCATATACCTTATGGGTTACAGTTTCGGAGGATTTATCTCGACAATATCCGCAGCACTCGAACCCTCGGTAAAAAAGCTGTCTCTGGTCGTTACCGGTGGAAATTTCTATCACATCACCTGGAAGAGTTTCGCCACCAGGGTTTTGAGAATACGTTATGAAGAAGACCAAACATGTAACCCTGAAAAATGCTTGAATTATCACTCGGAAATCTATCAGGAATATCTCAGCAAACTCAAAGGACCCGGTATTCCCTTTAATAGTGCTCCTATATCCTGTCTGGAATACGATCCCTTAACATATGCACGTTTTGTAAAACAACCAGTGCTGCTGTTGGGTGCAAAATTTGATATTTTCATTCCAAAAGAATCTACCCTCCAGCTTTTCAAAACTCTGCCGAATGCACGACTGAAATGGATCCCTTCCGGTCATCTCAGTTCAATTCTCTTCAAGAAACGCATAATAAAAGACTCTGTCAGCTTCTTTATGGATGATTTTTCGTGA
- the acpP gene encoding acyl carrier protein, giving the protein MEEKVISVIAEHLGVDKEEVKLDSRFVEDLGADSLDLVDLVMKLEDEFGVQISDEEAGALKTVKDAVEYLKKLGVE; this is encoded by the coding sequence ATGGAAGAAAAAGTAATTTCTGTTATTGCGGAGCACCTTGGAGTTGACAAGGAGGAGGTCAAACTGGATTCAAGGTTCGTGGAAGATCTCGGTGCTGACTCCCTGGATCTTGTCGATCTCGTCATGAAACTTGAGGATGAATTCGGCGTACAGATAAGCGATGAAGAGGCAGGAGCACTGAAAACCGTCAAAGACGCCGTTGAGTACCTGAAAAAACTGGGGGTGGAATAA
- a CDS encoding vWA domain-containing protein, translated as MRKIVSILLLLFLSYPLFSQLVIHQVDSSKFPEVTLFVSGEKLELEEIEIMEAGSTAEIISIKTEAQEKKKPVDIVFVVDNSGTMYDKVQIVIEKLGDLVRLLHENGYDARFAVLGFGTEVNKEFVVTGGSRFTSSPEKTIERLKETIQYPGGKDECQIHALWIASNYDFRKDASKILILLTDEDTTQNKLNEVAKPKLVENIIKRNLTVFTLRYDPDPVYEELAKLSGGQVLSFKSEFFEEALKRLFTFAEYYSTVTYISPLSYPLVTFSEPNQLILKNMLTGSQVSVNYMIPERSDVKLSILEINKNSFPDIDVKVIIESTDKYILENINVFEDGIPVGTTEPRLVSEKLVNFVDVVFVLDTTGSMTQELNGMVENLIEFSNILENYGVLARVGLVTFGDEIRLTADLTPSFEKIRRLLQSQTADGGGDVPEISLDALNEALNMNFLDNSQKILILITDASPHIEGDGTKFSSTTIEETRKKILASGATLILVVPSNKEEFVRLSEDIPGQLLDIHSAKSFGELIKFVAKQITRQYDIHYTTSNLEPNTEREVIVSYGLTWDSKVYLSPELVTSSQTTPTAVVSDFEINSFTAKPFVVEPGGIVTLRCLTYPEDGLVFNWSAESGTFVEFRNNTAKWVAPDVPGYYSVFVIVSDGSVKKVAEVVVLVSDKSPYD; from the coding sequence ATGAGAAAAATTGTTAGCATCCTACTGCTATTGTTTTTATCGTACCCTTTATTTTCGCAGTTGGTGATTCATCAGGTTGATTCTTCTAAATTTCCTGAGGTTACTCTTTTTGTAAGTGGTGAGAAATTAGAGCTTGAGGAAATAGAAATTATGGAAGCGGGATCCACAGCTGAAATAATCTCTATAAAGACAGAAGCACAGGAAAAGAAGAAACCGGTTGACATCGTTTTTGTCGTTGATAATTCGGGTACAATGTATGATAAAGTGCAGATTGTTATAGAAAAACTAGGGGATCTGGTAAGGTTGCTTCACGAGAACGGTTACGATGCAAGATTTGCCGTTCTTGGATTTGGCACAGAGGTAAATAAAGAGTTTGTTGTTACCGGCGGGAGTCGGTTTACAAGCTCACCTGAGAAAACCATTGAACGTTTAAAAGAAACGATACAGTATCCCGGTGGCAAAGATGAGTGCCAGATACATGCTCTCTGGATCGCATCAAATTACGATTTCAGGAAAGATGCTTCGAAAATCCTGATCCTTCTCACTGATGAAGACACAACCCAGAACAAACTCAACGAGGTTGCGAAGCCGAAGCTGGTTGAAAATATAATCAAACGAAATTTGACAGTTTTTACGCTTCGTTATGATCCCGATCCGGTTTATGAAGAACTTGCTAAACTCAGTGGTGGACAGGTTTTAAGTTTTAAAAGCGAATTTTTTGAGGAGGCCTTGAAGAGGTTATTTACCTTCGCTGAATATTATTCCACTGTTACTTATATTTCCCCTTTGAGCTATCCTCTTGTGACTTTTTCGGAACCTAACCAGCTCATCCTTAAAAATATGCTTACCGGTTCGCAGGTTTCAGTAAATTACATGATTCCAGAAAGAAGTGATGTCAAACTTTCTATACTGGAGATAAATAAGAACTCATTCCCGGATATAGACGTAAAGGTGATTATAGAGAGTACCGATAAGTACATTCTAGAGAATATAAATGTTTTTGAAGATGGGATTCCTGTTGGGACAACTGAACCCCGATTGGTTTCTGAAAAACTGGTCAATTTCGTTGATGTTGTTTTTGTTTTGGATACTACGGGAAGTATGACGCAGGAACTCAACGGAATGGTTGAAAACCTTATAGAGTTTTCGAATATTCTTGAGAATTACGGTGTTCTTGCTAGGGTTGGGTTGGTTACCTTTGGTGATGAGATACGTTTAACCGCGGATTTAACCCCAAGCTTTGAAAAAATAAGGAGATTGCTTCAGAGTCAAACTGCTGACGGTGGTGGAGATGTACCGGAGATTTCCCTCGACGCACTTAATGAAGCTTTGAACATGAATTTTCTTGATAACTCCCAAAAGATTTTGATCCTTATAACAGATGCTTCTCCTCATATTGAAGGAGATGGCACGAAATTTTCTAGTACAACAATTGAGGAGACACGTAAGAAAATTCTTGCAAGTGGTGCAACGCTGATCCTGGTTGTTCCCTCTAACAAAGAAGAATTTGTGAGGTTGTCAGAAGATATTCCTGGTCAACTTCTTGATATTCACTCAGCAAAATCTTTTGGTGAACTCATAAAATTTGTGGCAAAACAGATTACGAGGCAGTATGATATCCATTACACGACTTCGAATCTCGAACCCAATACGGAAAGGGAAGTAATTGTTAGCTATGGACTTACCTGGGATTCAAAGGTTTATCTTTCTCCGGAACTGGTTACAAGTTCTCAAACCACCCCAACAGCAGTTGTTAGTGACTTTGAGATCAATTCCTTCACAGCCAAACCTTTTGTTGTTGAACCGGGTGGAATCGTCACCTTGAGGTGTCTTACATATCCGGAGGATGGATTGGTTTTCAACTGGAGTGCCGAATCAGGTACCTTCGTTGAATTTAGGAATAATACTGCAAAGTGGGTAGCGCCGGATGTTCCGGGATATTATAGCGTCTTTGTGATTGTTTCTGACGGAAGCGTTAAGAAGGTTGCTGAGGTAGTTGTTTTGGTAAGTGACAAATCGCCCTATGATTAA
- a CDS encoding 3-oxoacyl-ACP synthase III family protein, which translates to MSINVIGTGAYLPPKVVTNQELATMLDISPEWIERRTGIKERRFATEDTLLSMAVKASLKALENFDKNVDFIVAHSSSVEESFPSLSSSIAKELGIKPKLAFDLVSGCTGFLQALLTASSAMEQFNLNTALVVASEHLSKHLDFSDRDTAIIFGDGAGALLLEKSTGNDFIIGYDLGTMVERKDSLSLKAGTTSKIKMRGTEVFRFAVRALTRSIENSLKKAGIGPEELDFIIPHQSNSRILESANKILQIPEEKIISHLTYYGNTGSASIPIAIDLATREGKLQQGQKILFTSYGAGLSWTSLLVEWRTGKEEWSCILETVFQGY; encoded by the coding sequence ATGTCAATAAATGTTATTGGAACAGGGGCGTATTTACCGCCCAAAGTTGTTACGAACCAGGAATTAGCCACAATGCTAGACATTTCTCCAGAGTGGATTGAACGCCGAACGGGCATCAAAGAAAGACGATTTGCAACTGAAGATACTCTGCTATCTATGGCTGTAAAAGCATCTCTGAAAGCTCTCGAGAATTTTGATAAAAATGTTGATTTTATTGTTGCTCATTCATCTTCTGTGGAGGAAAGCTTCCCATCGCTCTCTTCCTCAATTGCCAAAGAATTGGGTATAAAACCCAAGCTTGCTTTCGATCTGGTTTCAGGATGCACTGGTTTTCTTCAAGCACTTTTAACAGCATCTTCTGCAATGGAACAATTCAATCTGAACACAGCTTTAGTTGTCGCTTCAGAACATCTAAGCAAACATCTCGATTTTTCCGATAGAGATACCGCTATCATCTTTGGTGATGGTGCCGGGGCCCTTCTCTTGGAAAAATCCACTGGTAACGACTTTATTATCGGCTACGATCTTGGAACCATGGTGGAAAGGAAAGACAGTCTTTCATTGAAAGCTGGAACAACAAGCAAGATCAAAATGCGAGGTACCGAAGTATTTCGTTTTGCCGTTCGTGCACTAACACGTTCCATAGAGAACTCACTCAAAAAGGCCGGAATCGGTCCGGAAGAGCTGGATTTCATCATACCACACCAGTCAAATTCAAGAATTTTGGAATCCGCAAACAAAATTCTACAAATTCCTGAAGAGAAGATCATTTCACATCTAACGTATTACGGTAATACCGGGTCGGCTTCTATTCCGATAGCAATAGATCTTGCTACAAGAGAAGGAAAATTACAGCAGGGTCAAAAAATACTCTTCACCAGTTACGGTGCTGGTTTATCATGGACAAGTTTGCTGGTTGAGTGGAGAACCGGGAAGGAGGAATGGAGTTGCATCTTAGAAACAGTATTTCAAGGTTACTAG
- a CDS encoding glycosidase PH1107-related yields MINIEENLKRKLESCAAGIRNQRSSNVFEERYYIGPEDLYVKNYIRSKPIAVFNPGALEKNGMLHVFPRLIFDYYKYTSSVGAISLDIEKVIKGKINQPIETEIILWPQHLWEFLGCEDARVSLNDDNLYMLYTGKGYFYGENNKLTRRDVLGFAEFTDTYELKRRGYFKISNGNEDFFPVSNKDSAFINIDGNDATMLIRIEVQDTLACWRARADMETLTLNAESIEPVLLPEKWEHKVGWSTNTVKISDNEYLVGWHAVLKDNLSYKNGLALVDKDGKLLAISDYLLFPTGLNEEYGDRAMVIFGDGLVLYNDYLLWIGGVSDYCIGIFIARLEDVMKELKPYSNH; encoded by the coding sequence ATGATAAACATTGAAGAAAATTTGAAAAGAAAACTTGAAAGCTGTGCAGCTGGTATAAGAAACCAGAGATCAAGCAATGTTTTTGAAGAAAGGTACTACATAGGTCCAGAAGATTTGTACGTGAAAAACTACATAAGGTCAAAGCCTATCGCTGTTTTTAACCCCGGAGCACTGGAAAAAAATGGAATGCTCCACGTTTTTCCAAGACTGATATTCGACTACTATAAATACACCTCAAGCGTGGGAGCAATCTCACTGGATATTGAGAAAGTGATAAAAGGCAAGATAAACCAGCCAATAGAAACAGAGATAATTCTGTGGCCACAACATTTGTGGGAGTTCCTTGGGTGTGAAGATGCGAGAGTTTCCTTAAATGATGATAATTTGTACATGCTCTACACAGGTAAAGGGTACTTCTACGGTGAAAACAACAAGTTAACCAGGCGAGATGTTCTTGGCTTTGCGGAGTTCACAGATACATACGAGCTAAAAAGAAGAGGATATTTTAAAATAAGCAACGGTAATGAAGATTTCTTTCCGGTATCTAACAAAGACAGCGCTTTTATAAACATCGATGGAAATGACGCAACAATGCTCATCAGAATAGAGGTTCAGGACACACTTGCGTGTTGGCGTGCCAGAGCAGATATGGAAACACTGACACTGAATGCGGAGAGTATAGAACCCGTACTGTTACCAGAAAAATGGGAGCATAAAGTTGGTTGGTCAACAAACACAGTAAAGATATCCGACAACGAATATCTGGTTGGATGGCACGCTGTGCTGAAAGATAATTTGTCCTACAAAAACGGACTTGCCCTTGTAGATAAAGATGGTAAGCTTCTGGCAATCAGCGATTACCTGCTTTTTCCCACCGGCCTAAATGAAGAGTATGGAGATAGAGCTATGGTCATCTTCGGTGATGGATTGGTTTTATATAATGACTATCTCCTGTGGATCGGTGGGGTAAGTGATTATTGCATAGGGATATTCATTGCCAGGCTGGAAGATGTTATGAAAGAATTAAAACCTTACAGTAACCATTGA
- a CDS encoding aminopeptidase P family N-terminal domain-containing protein has translation MTIIIPTTNIWGFPEKEGEKVLFPQRVEQLKNFITNEGAEGLLISRCDNFSWFTFGGRNHITLNTVEGVASILLTREKIYLFVDNIEKERLRKEEIAPEIWKELEVIEYDWWKSERTAIMP, from the coding sequence ATGACAATCATAATACCAACGACAAATATTTGGGGTTTTCCTGAAAAAGAGGGTGAAAAGGTGCTTTTCCCACAACGGGTTGAACAGCTAAAAAATTTCATCACTAATGAAGGAGCCGAAGGGCTACTTATCAGTCGATGTGATAACTTTTCATGGTTTACCTTCGGGGGCAGAAACCATATTACCCTGAACACAGTAGAGGGCGTAGCCAGTATTCTGTTAACTAGGGAAAAGATATACCTTTTCGTCGACAATATAGAAAAAGAACGGCTGAGAAAGGAAGAAATAGCCCCTGAGATATGGAAAGAACTGGAAGTGATCGAATACGATTGGTGGAAGAGTGAAAGAACCGCTATTATGCCTTAA
- the fabD gene encoding ACP S-malonyltransferase: MNAWIFAGQGSQYVGMGKELYKRYQTAKNILEQANDILGFDILKLMFEGPQDQLTLTENAQPAILAHSFAIAQVLEEMGVKCNITAGFSLGEITALTVSGVLSYEDALKLAHLRGKAMQSQVPEGVGSMAAVIGVDSKKAEEICNEISPEGDLVVANYNCPGQVTISGLKELVEKAVERFKNEGARKVVPLRVSAPFHTKFLKPVGDTLLDFLNTINVSVPKIPVISNVTTEPYPDDTKKIKELVALQAYSPVKWEQSINTMLGMGVEKFIEIGPGKTLTGFMRRINRNSFAKSTDGTDLEELARELADT, from the coding sequence ATGAATGCATGGATATTCGCAGGTCAGGGAAGCCAATACGTTGGAATGGGAAAGGAGCTCTACAAACGCTATCAAACAGCAAAGAATATTCTGGAACAAGCAAACGATATTCTCGGTTTCGACATATTGAAACTCATGTTTGAAGGACCTCAGGATCAACTCACGTTGACCGAAAATGCTCAACCTGCCATTTTAGCCCATAGTTTCGCAATAGCTCAGGTTCTTGAAGAAATGGGAGTAAAATGTAACATAACAGCCGGCTTTAGCCTTGGTGAAATCACCGCCCTGACTGTTTCTGGAGTACTTTCATACGAAGATGCTCTTAAGCTAGCTCACTTGAGAGGAAAAGCGATGCAGTCACAGGTACCGGAAGGTGTCGGAAGCATGGCTGCGGTAATTGGCGTAGACAGCAAAAAAGCCGAGGAGATCTGCAATGAAATCTCTCCGGAAGGTGATCTCGTGGTAGCCAATTACAACTGCCCGGGCCAGGTAACCATTTCGGGTCTTAAAGAACTTGTTGAAAAAGCAGTGGAAAGGTTCAAAAATGAGGGCGCAAGAAAAGTGGTTCCGCTCAGAGTCAGCGCCCCTTTCCACACAAAATTTCTAAAACCTGTTGGAGATACCCTTTTAGACTTTCTCAACACTATCAACGTTTCCGTTCCAAAAATCCCGGTCATCTCGAATGTAACCACTGAACCCTATCCAGATGATACGAAAAAAATCAAAGAACTGGTTGCTTTACAGGCTTACAGCCCTGTGAAATGGGAACAATCCATCAATACAATGCTCGGAATGGGTGTGGAAAAATTCATTGAAATCGGTCCCGGTAAAACTCTCACCGGATTTATGAGAAGAATCAACAGAAACAGTTTTGCAAAATCCACTGATGGAACTGACTTAGAAGAATTGGCCAGAGAACTGGCGGATACATAA
- the fabF gene encoding beta-ketoacyl-ACP synthase II, with product MGRRVVVTGLGIVSPIGNNVPEFWNSLENGISGIDWVKAFDASEYHSKVAGEVKNFDPTQYMDRKEARRTSRFIQLAVASATQAIEDSGLNPDEIPPYRSGVVYGVGMGALDLIEEQHKVLLNKGPRRVSPFFIPMTISNMASGTLAIKFGFKGVNITVTTACASSTNAIGEAYRMIRDGILDVALTGGAESTITPLAFAGFGSMTALSTKPPDEACRPFDANRDGFIIAEGSATLVLEEYEHAKKRGAKIYAEIAGYGATDDANHMTAPDLEGTSAAMAMRLALESAKVNPEEVDYINAHGTSTPLNDKTETRAIKKVFGKRKDLNISSTKSMHGHALGAAGALEAVATVLAIINETVPPTINLKTPDPECDLNYTPNTAVKKKIRCALSNSFGFGGHNASVLFKRI from the coding sequence ATGGGGAGAAGAGTTGTAGTTACCGGGCTAGGCATCGTTAGCCCGATCGGAAACAACGTACCGGAATTCTGGAACTCTCTGGAGAACGGCATTTCCGGGATAGATTGGGTTAAAGCCTTTGATGCATCAGAATATCATTCAAAAGTAGCCGGAGAAGTTAAGAACTTTGATCCTACCCAATACATGGATCGCAAAGAAGCCAGACGAACCTCCAGATTCATTCAACTTGCGGTGGCAAGCGCTACGCAGGCTATTGAAGACAGTGGATTAAATCCTGATGAAATCCCACCATATCGCTCCGGGGTTGTTTATGGCGTTGGTATGGGGGCTCTTGACCTGATCGAAGAGCAACACAAAGTATTGTTGAACAAAGGGCCAAGAAGAGTGAGTCCATTCTTCATACCAATGACTATTTCAAATATGGCCTCAGGAACCCTCGCAATAAAATTTGGCTTCAAAGGGGTTAATATAACGGTTACCACTGCCTGCGCATCAAGTACCAACGCTATTGGTGAAGCCTACAGAATGATTCGAGACGGCATACTGGATGTAGCACTGACGGGAGGTGCGGAATCCACGATCACTCCTCTTGCATTTGCAGGATTTGGCTCAATGACCGCACTTTCTACCAAACCACCCGACGAAGCATGCCGACCATTTGATGCTAATCGCGATGGTTTTATCATAGCAGAAGGCTCAGCAACGCTTGTACTCGAAGAATACGAACACGCCAAAAAAAGAGGTGCAAAAATCTACGCAGAGATAGCTGGTTATGGTGCCACAGATGATGCCAATCACATGACAGCTCCAGATTTGGAGGGTACTTCAGCGGCTATGGCTATGAGACTCGCACTTGAAAGTGCGAAAGTGAATCCTGAAGAAGTAGACTACATAAACGCTCATGGAACCTCAACTCCATTAAACGATAAAACAGAAACCAGAGCAATCAAAAAGGTCTTTGGGAAGAGAAAAGATCTCAATATAAGTTCTACAAAGTCCATGCATGGCCATGCTCTGGGTGCCGCCGGAGCGCTTGAGGCAGTAGCGACGGTACTCGCCATAATAAATGAAACCGTTCCACCTACCATAAACCTAAAAACCCCGGATCCGGAATGTGATTTAAACTATACCCCAAATACCGCTGTTAAAAAGAAAATACGCTGTGCTCTGAGTAACTCATTTGGATTTGGTGGGCATAACGCTTCAGTACTCTTCAAAAGGATCTGA
- the fabK gene encoding enoyl-[acyl-carrier-protein] reductase FabK, translating into MELHLRNSISRLLGIKYPILQGGMAWVSTAELVSAVSNAGGLGIIAAGNLTPEELEKEIKRTREMTDKPFGVNIMLLSPHVDSLIEVVCQQKIPVVTTGAGNPGKYMDTFKNAGIKVIPVVASPSLAKRMENLGADAVIAEGMEAGGHVGKLTTMVLIPQVVDAVSIPVIAAGGIADGRGVAAAFCLGASGVQIGTRFVCSQECTVHTEYKKRIVKAGPMDSVLTGLSTGHPVRSLRNKLTRKLLQIEKNGASFEEIEKLTLGSLRRAVVEGDIAEGSVMAGQIAGMIKDIKPVKEIITDLIEEANNVLASLHGGVTA; encoded by the coding sequence ATGGAGTTGCATCTTAGAAACAGTATTTCAAGGTTACTAGGGATAAAATATCCAATTCTACAGGGAGGAATGGCCTGGGTTTCTACGGCGGAGCTGGTCTCCGCTGTCTCGAATGCTGGTGGTCTTGGAATAATAGCGGCAGGAAACTTAACTCCAGAAGAACTTGAAAAAGAGATTAAAAGAACTCGAGAAATGACGGATAAACCTTTCGGGGTCAACATAATGTTGTTGTCTCCTCACGTTGATTCTCTCATAGAAGTTGTATGTCAACAAAAAATACCTGTTGTTACCACAGGAGCAGGCAATCCCGGAAAATACATGGACACATTTAAGAACGCCGGTATAAAAGTTATTCCCGTGGTAGCTTCACCTTCTCTCGCAAAAAGGATGGAAAACCTTGGTGCCGATGCAGTCATAGCTGAGGGGATGGAAGCAGGTGGACATGTGGGAAAATTAACAACAATGGTTCTCATTCCACAGGTTGTGGATGCTGTTTCTATCCCGGTCATCGCTGCTGGAGGAATAGCTGACGGCCGTGGTGTTGCGGCAGCTTTCTGTCTCGGAGCTTCAGGAGTACAGATTGGAACACGCTTTGTTTGTTCACAAGAATGTACAGTCCACACTGAATACAAAAAAAGAATAGTAAAAGCAGGGCCTATGGATAGCGTTCTAACGGGTCTCAGTACCGGTCACCCGGTAAGATCTCTGAGAAACAAACTCACAAGAAAGCTTCTACAAATAGAAAAAAACGGAGCCTCTTTCGAGGAAATCGAAAAGTTGACCCTCGGATCACTTCGTAGGGCGGTTGTGGAAGGAGATATAGCTGAAGGTTCCGTGATGGCAGGTCAGATAGCCGGAATGATAAAGGATATAAAACCCGTAAAAGAAATCATCACTGATTTAATTGAAGAAGCCAATAACGTACTTGCCAGTCTCCACGGAGGTGTAACCGCATGA